A window from Drosophila nasuta strain 15112-1781.00 chromosome 3, ASM2355853v1, whole genome shotgun sequence encodes these proteins:
- the LOC132791363 gene encoding lipase 3, giving the protein MRVLFCLVLAFGLAAADQYCLSEMTRSDERISKHGYPSESHEVVTEDGYVLTLFRIPYSHKLGNQNAKRPPVLLQHGLFSNSDCWLTSGPDHSLAYLLADAGYDVWLGNARGNIYSRANNQISLNSPKFWHFDWHEIGIIDIAAMIDYILEKTGFSKVHYAGHSQGTTVYLVLMSERPEYNDKIASGHLLAPCAFFEHGRSAIFRWLGPLVGTPGGIWNTVLVDTELIPRNNLINRIVDNSCGTGSPFDSICKNGFLMFANGGYQNTNISSMQQMIETHPAGSSSNQGIHYLQLWASHEFRQYDWGTKKNRELYGQELPPDYDLSKITAQTHSYSSQNDALCGPKDVDTLVSKFVHLAEDHRVPWESFNHLDFIVAKNMRELVNDLVVERINKYESR; this is encoded by the exons ATGCGCGTCCTTTTCTGCCTAGTATTGGCATTCGGTCTGGCTGCAGCCGATCAGTACTGTCTGAGCGAGATGACACGTTCGGATGAGCGGATCAGCAAGCATGGCTATCCGAGTGAATCGCACGAGGTGGTGACCGAGGATGGCTATGTGCTCACCCTCTTCCGCATTCCCTACTCCCACAAGCTGGGCAACCAGAACGCTAAGCGTCCTCCGGTCTTGCTTCAGCACGGACTCTTCAGCAATTCAGATTGCTGGCTCACTTCGGGACCGGATCACTCTCTGGCTTATCTGCTCGCCGATGCGGGTTACGATGTCTGGCTGGGCAATGCACGTGGCAACATCTACTCGAGGGCCAACAACCAGATCTCGTTGAACAGTCCCAAGTTCTGGCACTTTGATTGGCATGAGATTGGCATCATTGACATTGCCGCCATGATTGATTACATCTTGGAGAAGACGGGCTTCTCCAAGGTGCACTACGCTGGTCACTCGCAGGGCACAACTGTCTACTTGGTCTTGATGTCCGAACGTCCCGAGTACAATGACAAGATTGCTTCGGGTCATTTGCTGGCACCTTGTGCCTTCTTCGAGCATGGCAGATCGGCCATCTTCAGGTGGTTGGGCCCCTTGGTGGGCACTCCGGGTGGCATCTGGAATACCGTGCTGGTGGACACTGAACTGATTCCGCGCAACAATCTTATCAATCGCATCGTCGACAACAGCTGCGGCACTGGCAGTCCCTTCGATTCCATCTGCAAGAACGGCTTCCTCATGTTCGCCAACGGTGGCTATCAGAACACCAACATT TCCTCCATGCAACAGATGATTGAAACCCATCCGGCTGGCTCATCCAGCAACCAGGGCATTCATTACCTCCAGCTGTGGGCGTCTCACGAGTTCCGTCAATACGATTGGGGCACCAAGAAGAATCGCGAACTTTATGGCCAGGAGCTGCCACCAGACTATGATCTGAGCAAGATCACAGCTCAAACCCATTCCTACTCCAGCCAGAATGATGCTCTCTGCGGTCCTAAGGATGTTGATACTCTTGTCTCGAAATTTGTCCACCTGGCCGAAGATCATCGCGTGCCCTGGGAAAGCTTCAACCATCTGGACTTTATTGTGGCCAAGAACATGAGGGAATTGGTCAACGATTTGGTTGTCGAGCGCATTAACAAATACGAAAGCCGTTAA
- the LOC132791374 gene encoding protein artichoke, translated as MLYRSLLLLYATWIALVRADSCPPSEAILPCRCSLRGKEIQIWCSHSNLPQIMDGLKSVERNIKTRIDELVLENNQLPALPGRFFGNLQIVRLMLRYNSIERVSNGWLNELENSLVEIFIVEPQLRSIPAESLNGMINMLAITIQSDELKHLPDFSGLLSLTYLSVQSASLTELSSHSFRHLPKLQHIHITGGAGLTRLEAGLFDGLISLKNLDLSRNGLNWIHLRALTRLPNLVSLKLSHNQISDVGMIGRIVKDLEHLKKLRLDHNIIAVIEDGSFVDLPNLSELHLNDNRITELQYGAFLRTPQLKTIHLHNNLIRRIHPESLLQASGSGVEAVHIYNNEIAHVEALRALLDALPTLRFLDMSNNLLSELPYGALRGHGTLEQLHLNNNQLRLIERDALMAMPALRELRMRNNSLSSELPLPFWNLPGLKGLDLAQNQFTHVDAQLLAGLPSLRRLDLSENGLIDLAANSFRHNPLLETLNISSNELSQLHPGTLLHLERLFEVDASYNQLSSVIGGLPRIVERILLRGNRIASLPAAGSKSLQLPNLRMLDLSQNRIEQLSRHGFQSAPELRVLSLAQNQLRQLEDTSFIGIQRLELLHLQDNQLGEADERSLLPLAELRNLNLQSNKLESITDNFFSNNSRLEQLDLSRNLIRSISPTAFDNQRSLEYLDLSGNALLDISVGLGNLHSLRDVDLSYNQISRVHADVVNAWRNVVEMRLSNNLIVELQQGTFRNLPKLQYLDLSSNEIASVQPGALKGLPELQEFVLADNKLVELKDHVFEELPALLASHFQYNKLRYISPESFHHANSLVFLNLSNNHFRNMENIGLRSMRNLEVLDLSTNGVKLVSTMPLKALNWLVELKMDNNQICRIQGSPFETMPRLRVLSMRNNQLRTIKERTFRNLRGNIAILDVDGNPIDCNCEMQWLSVWLQETNFPYPGPKCQDGRLLRAARMERSLCMGLELFQGGENNERTEGNHLPLLNEHGDVFQRDLPEDFNDECDVTGERPMVGESEYFYDQYVDSTDVPDASNAVVSSSQRPKPVPATSGNLDLNNTLLHTKYFNRRPQPAPGAGSPFTFFGYPIPSLSLGRFFGFGDRGRKQRTDPDDQMPATHRMANINLPTGRGKTRMYQPNSAEFEKYLREQQQHQHKEQEKLTPGIRNRYMETESSTSSGEEAQSNESGVVTTAGIFRTTFREPASIERGGFRPIVPAHVGGFMPVHDPQQRRGLIEPVNVTSKPHMERHFVPIAARPEQLPARPKPTASAESSETATYYVTETTPDVTTQMPVMQSTRPLTTPRSTTTTTRRTTTTTTTTTAPPSSSSAISSEQLTEDSQYDDEDLEAQSVTLLRPPPQLVQTTTAETILLIPPAEEHEAQIKSHSWVTTPSTTDASDDYQATPNGARTTTSPRGAAIRPPGGRSTITKVYTPHQQQQQLSQPTAEEYQRTTPSASDNESFASEQQLTSRQAQKRTDTLPELTPLEERGGERKDGMDWYYESFKKKREFTDRGGGGSSIRSSTGNNKELAYGNVLHEFNASHSWRHSAQGGFICLLPLLLWIC; from the exons atgttatATCGATCCCTACTTTTGCTCTACGCCACCTGGATAGCTTTGGTGCGAGCAGACAGCTGTCCCCCCTCAGAAGCCATACTGCCATGTCGCTGCTCGCTGCGAGGCAAGGAGATACAAATATG GTGCTCGCATAGCAATCTGCCACAGATCATGGACGGTCTCAAGTCCGTGGAACGCAATATTAAGACCCGCATCGATGAGCTGGTGCTGGAGAACAATCAATTGCCAGCACTGCCTGGACGCTTCTTTGGCAATCTGCAAATTGTGCGTCTAATGCTCAGGTACAACAGCATCGAGCGTGTGTCCAATGGCTGGCTGAATGAACTGGAGAACAGTCTGGTGGAGATCTTCATAGTGGAGCCACAGCTGCGCAGCATTCCCGCCGAGAGTTTGAATGGCATGATCAATATGCTGGCCATCACCATCCAAAGCGATGAGCTGAAGCATCTGCCCGACTTCTCGGGTCTCCTCAGCCTGACCTATCTGAGTGTGCAGAGTGCATCGCTTACGGAACTCTCCTCGCACAGCTTCCGTCATCTGCCCAAGCTGCAGCACATACACATCACGGGTGGAGCGGGTTTAACGCGCCTCGAGGCGGGTCTCTTCGATGGATTGATCTCGCTGAAGAATCTCGATCTCAGTCGCAACGGTCTCAACTGGATTCATCTGCGTGCTCTCACGCGTTTGCCGAATTTGGTGAGTCTGAAACTGTCTCATAATCAAATAAGCGATGTGGGCATGATTGGACGCATTGTCAAGGATCTGGAGCATCTGAAGAAGCTGCGACTCGATCACAACATCATTGCTGTCATCGAGGATGGTTCGTTTGTGGATCTGCCCAATCTGTCGGAGCTGCATCTAAACGATAATCGCATTACTGAGCTCCAATACGGCGCCTTCTTGCGTACGCCACAACTGAAGACCATTCATCTGCACAACAATCTCATACGTCGCATACATCCGGAATCGCTGCTCCAAGCATCGGGCAGTGGAGTTGAGGCTGTTCACATCTACAACAATGAGATTGCCCATGTGGAGGCGCTGCGTGCACTGCTCGATGCGTTGCCCACCTTGAGGTTCCTCGATATGAGCAACAATCTGTTGAGCGAGTTGCCTTATGGCGCCTTGCGTGGTCATGGCACGCTGGAGCAACTGCATCTGAACAACAATCAGCTGAGGCTAATAGAGCGGGATGCTTTGATGGCCATGCCCGCACTTCGTGAGCTGCGCATGAGGAACAACAGCCTCAGCTCGGAGTTGCCGCTGCCCTTCTGGAATCTGCCCGGTCTCAAGGGTCTCGATCTGGCGCAGAATCAGTTCACACATGTCGATGCACAGCTGCTAGCGGGTTTGCCTTCGCTGCGTCGTCTCGATCTCAGCGAGAATGGTCTGATTGATTTGGCTGCGAATAGTTTTCGTCACAATCCGCTGCTGGAGACGCTGAACATTTCCTCGAATGAACTGAGCCAACTGCATCCGGGCACTTTGCTGCACCTGGAGCGTCTCTTTGAGGTGGACGCCAGCTACAATCAGTTGTCCAGCGTCATTGGCGGTCTACCCCGAATTGTGGAACGCATTTTGCTGCGCGGGAATCGAATTGCTTCGCTCCCGGCTGCGGGCAGCAAATCGCTGCAGCTGCCTAATCTACGCATGCTCGATCTCAGCCAGAATCGCATTGAGCAGCTGTCACGGCATGGCTTCCAGTCGGCGCCCGAGCTGCGTGTGCTAAGTCTTGCGCAGAATCAACTGCGGCAGCTGGAGGACACTTCGTTCATTGGCATTCAGCGGCTGGAGCTGCTGCATCTGCAGGATAATCAGCTCGGAGAGGCGGATGAGCGTTCTCTGCTGCCTCTCGCCGAGCTGCGCAATCTCAATCTGCAGTCCAATAAGCTGGAGTCCATCACCGATAACTTCTTCTCCAACAACAGTCGACTGGAGCAGTTGGATCTTTCACGTAATCTCATACGCAGCATCTCGCCAACGGCCTTTGATAATCAACGCTCTTTGGAGTACTTGGATCTGTCGGGAAATGCGCTGCTCGACATCTCCGTGGGACTGGGCAATCTGCACAGTCTGCGTGACGTGGATCTTAGCTACAATCAGATCTCGCGTGTCCATGCCGATGTCGTCAATGCCTGGCGCAATGTGGTTGAGATGCGACTGTCCAACAATCTCATCGTGGAACTGCAGCAGGGAACATTTCGCAATCTGCCCAAGCTGCAGTACCTCGATCTGAGCAGCAACGAGATTGCCAGCGTTCAACCTGGCGCCCTCAAGGGTCTGCCAGAGCTGCAGGAGTTTGTGCTAGCGGACAACAAGTTGGTCGAGCTCAAGGATCACGTCTTTGAGGAGCTGCCTGCGCTGCTTGCCTCACATTTTCAGTACAACAAACTGCGCTACATCTCGCCGGAGAGTTTCCATCATGCGAATTCGTTGGTCTTTCTCAACTTGTCGAACAATCACTTCAGAAACATGGAGAACATTGGTCTGAGGAGCATGCGTAATCTTGAGGTCTTGGATCTGTCCACCAATGGTGTCAAACTTGTCTCCACAATGCCCCTCAAAGCGCTCAACTGGCTTGTAGAACTGAAGATGGACAACAATCAAATATGCCGCATTCAG GGTTCGCCTTTTGAGACCATGCCCAGACTGCGTGTCTTGTCCATGCGAAATAATCAGTTGAGGACTATCAAAGAACGCACCTTTAGGAACCTGAGAGGCAACATTGCAATACTCGATGTGGACG GCAATCCCATCGACTGCAACTGTGAGATGCAGTGGCTCTCGGTCTGGCTGCAGGAGACAAACTTTCCCTACCCCGGACCCAAATGCCAAGACGGACGCTTGTTGCGTGCGGCACGCATGGAACGCAGTCTGTGCATGGGTCTGGAGTTGTTCCAGGGTGGCGAGAACAACGAACGCACTGAGGGCAATCATCTGCCTTTGCTCAATGAACATGGCGATGTGTTTCAACGCGATCTGCCCGAAGATTTCAATGATGAGTGCGATGTGACGGGTGAACGACCCATGGTGGGTGAAAGTGAATACTTCTATGATCAGTATGTGGACTCCACTGATGTGCCCGATGCCAGCAATGCAGTAGTGAGCAGCTCCCAGCGTCCCAAGCCTGTGCCTGCTACTAGCGGCAATCTAGATCTGAACAACACGTTGCTGCACACCAAATACTTCAATCGACGTCCACAACCAGCACCTGGAGCGGGTTCACCCTTCACCTTCTTTGGTTATCCCATACCCAGTCTGAGTCTAGGACGCTTCTTTGGCTTTGGCGATCGCGGAAGGAAGCAGCGCACAGATCCGGATGACCAGATGCCGGCCACGCATCGTATGGCGAACATTAATCTGCCCACGGGACGCGGAAAGACGCGCATGTATCAGCCGAATAGCGCCGAGTTTGAGAAGTATCTccgcgagcagcagcagcatcaacacaAGGAGCAGGAGAAACTCACGCCTGGCATACGCAATCGCTACATGGAGACGGAGTCCAGCACCAGCTCGGGCGAGGAGGCACAAAGCAATGAGAGTGGCGTCGTCACCACAGCGGGAATCTTTCGCACCACATTCCGGGAGCCGGCGAGCATTGAACGCGGCGGCTTTCGACCCATTGTACCCGCCCATGTGGGCGGCTTTATGCCCGTGCATGATCCGCAACAGCGACGTGGTCTCATCGAACCGGTGAATGTGACCAGCAAGCCGCACATGGAGCGACACTTTGTGCCTATTGCTGCACGTCCAGAGCAGTTGCCTGCGCGTCCCAAGCCGACGGCAAGCGCCGAGAGCAGCGAGACAGCCACGTATTATGTGACCGAAACGACGCCAGATGTGACCACACAGATGCCTGTGATGCAGAGCACTCGACCGCTGACCACGCCGCGCagcacaaccacaaccacaaggCGAACgactacaactacaaccacCACAACGGCACCCCCAAGCAGCTCTAGCGCCATTTCTAGCGAACAGCTAACAGAGGATTCGCAATACGATGATGAAGATCTGGAGGCGCAGTCAGTCACATTGCTGAGACCGCCACCACAACTGGTGCAAACAACCACAGCCGAGACTATACTCTTGATACCCCCAGCTGAGGAACACGAAGCGCAGATCAAAAGCCATTCATGGGTGACGACACCGTCGACTACCGACGCCAGCGATGACTACCAAGCGACACCTAATGGTGCAAGAACTACAACATCTCCAAGAGGTGCTGCTATACGTCCTCCAGGTGGTCGTTCGACCATCACCAAGGTGTATACgccacatcagcagcaacagcagttaTCGCAGCCCACGGCGGAGGAGTATCAACGCACCACGCCCAGCGCATCGGACAATGAGAGCTTTGCCAGTGAACAGCAGTTGACTTCGAGGCAGGCACAGAAACGCACTGATACGTTACCCGAGTTGACGCCCTTGGAGGAGCGAGGAGGTGAGCGCAAGGATGGCATGGACTGGTACTACGAGAGCTTCAAGAAGAAACGAGAGTTCACTGACCGAGGAGGCGGCGGTAGCTCAATCAGATCTTCGACGGGCAACAACAAGGAGTTGGCTTATGGCAATGTGCTGCACGAATTCAATGCCAGCCACAGTTGGCGGCATTCTGCTCAAGGAGGATTCATTTGCTTGCtcccgttgctgttgtggaTTTGTTAA
- the LOC132791364 gene encoding uncharacterized protein LOC132791364, which translates to MTTTTPTLQTRMALAEIPDRLEALRVANTPTNANRRTPDEPTPAATVNTPNNGGGGLGLRVDNMNVGQEQDLIFAPLPSPDELIIRQRGRRRLTTTFSPDKLNGVGIGIGGSSSGSSIRSPFQRTPTKNLQLTSGMILRSSPRKRLTMGSTPPEPTPIETYSPIKLTSTKQQLWPGTPIVKKLKMDDRPVAQTNSDVPLPELLQGLSQQQLIDLIMCNIKQETPTATQSAEEQIRAELPTPDISLLEQELHYAKRLIFKSLPTSRLCKKTDAAAYSKAAIHLNEFKRVLQTQAKRLHDSTHWDALVDYVSMAWQCVASTPNWESNSHNAVRRQCFKLLACSCYAAIKHGGMRLGQTRLETLERNLREWSKDYEDVLSCVNALQRTLNSRTSL; encoded by the exons aTGACGACAACGACGCCTACACTGCAGACTCGCATGGCACTGGCCGAAATACCGGATCGCCTGGAGGCGCTGCGTGTGGCGAATACACCCACCAACGCCAATCGACGGACACCCGATGAACCGACGCCCGCAGCCACAGTCAATACACCAAATAACGGCGGCGGCGGCCTGGGACTTCGAGTAGACAACATGAATGTGGGACAGGAGCAGGACTTAATTTTTGCGCCGTTGCCCTCGCCTGATGAGCTAATCATACGGCAGCGCGGACGTCGCCGCCTCACAACGACGTTCTCACCGGACAAGCTCAATGGCGTCGGCATTGGCAtcggtggcagcagcagcggcagctcaATACGCAGTCCCTTTCAGCGAACACCAACGAAAAATCTGCAATTAACCAGTGGCATGATACTGCGCAGCTCACCGCGTAAACGCCTAACCATGGGCAGCACACCACCGGAACCGACACCCATCGAAACGTATTCACCCATCAAACTAACCAGCACAAAGCAACAACTGTGGCCAGGCACACCGATTGTGAAGAAGCTGAAAATGGATGATCGCCCTGTGGCGCAGACAAACAGCGATGTGCCGCTGCCAGAGCTGCTGCAGGGTCTGTCCCAACAGCAACTCATCGACTTGATCATGTGCAATATCAAACAGGAAACGCCAACAGCCACACAGAGTGCCGAGGAGCAGATACGCGCAGAATTGCCCACGCCAGACATCAG TTTGCTGGAGCAGGAGCTGCATTATGCTAAGCGGCTGATATTCAAGTCGCTGCCCACATCGCGACTGTGCAAGAAAACCGATGCCGCTGCCTACTCCAAGGCTGCCATACACCTAAACGAGTTTAAGCGCGTACTGCAAACGCAAGCGAAGCGTCTGCACGATTCAACGCATTGGGATGCCCTGGTCGACTATGTGAGCATGGCCTGGCAGTGTGTGGCCAGCACGCCGAACTGGGAAAGCAATTCACACAATGCTGTGCGAAGGCAATGCTTTAAGCTGTTGGCCTGCTCCTGTTATGCGGCCATCAAGCATGGAGGCATGCGGCTGGGACAGACGCGACTGGAAACACTCGAGCGCAACTTACGTGAATGGTCGAAGGACTATGAGGATGTGCTTTCGTGTGTGAATGCCTTACAGCGTACGCTGAATAGCCGAACCAGCTTATAG